GCCTAGGGCCTCGATCGGCAACTAGTCCATTCATGATCCATCCAAGAAGATGACCGCGCAAGCACGAACAGGCGGGGTGGGTGGACGGATGGCACCTCAGCGCCATATCTGATGCGAGATGCCGATAACGACCTGCAAATCCGGTTCTTATCTCGTCGCCAGCCAGCCCTGTTCATGATAAGCACTGCGATGGACAGCCGCGTGCACATGGTAAGGAAATGTTCCGTTCACGTCTGATGGTCAAACAGAACATGACATGCAGCTATGTGCCTGATCCGTCTTTCTTGAGGGGGAAATCTGACCTATCTTGTGTAAACTCTGTCATCTTCTTTACCTCTGCCGTGTGATCTGACGGTTGAAAACCCACGTAGACACGTAGCCCACTGACGTACATGTACGATCATGTCGAAGGAGTTTACTAGTGCTAAGAATCCATTATCAAAACAAAAAAAGAATCGAGAAAATAAAAAGAACTCACTTTCAAGGGATCCTTGCCTGAACTTTACTACAGTAATAATCAGTAGTACGAGTGTAGGACAGCTGGACAGGTGCGTCTCCCATCCATGTCCTATCCTGCTGCTGCCTCCAAAGGAACCGAATCACATTGGCCGCCCAGTTACTTTCCAGTGTCAAGCAGATCCCAAATTGCCCTCCAACAGAAAATTTTATATCCAAGCTAGTACGCACTGAAATCATCAGATGTTGTGTCAGTAAATTGGTGCGAAATTAAGCATGACGAGCTGACCTGATCAAGCTGGAATTGCAATGATCAAGTGGGACGCAAAAGGTGATAACACAAAATTTGAATCGAAAACGGTGAAGCTCTGACACCAATTTCAATCAAACATGTTGCCTCATCGTCTGATTTTCCCCTTCACTCGGAGCTTCAGTCAGGCTGTTTATGTCGCAGATCGAGGATGGAGGATATAGACCATCACGCCATGGTGATGATGCTAGAACTCCGCAGGCAGGCACACCGCTCGCCTCCCATGGCCGCTTGCCGTCTTCGCCTCCTCCGGTGGCGTCTGGCTCGCCGCCAGAGCGGTTCCCCACCAGTTGAAGGCGGTGGGTGTCGGCGGTTGGGGGGTTCCGGAAGAAGCGAGGCTTGTGATCCAGACGCCGATGCGGCGATTGATGGAGGGTGGTGGCGTGGCGATGGGGTCTCCGGCAGCAGCGGCCGCGATCCGAAATGCGGTATTGGGGGTTATAGTGCAAATTCCAGATATGTATTTTACAAAAGCACCACTATTTTGGATTGCGATCAGTAATGGCGATCCAAATTAGGGGTATCCTGCAAAACTTCGGATCGCATTTTATAAATATACCCCTCTTTTGGATCGcgactattaatcgcgatccaaatcaaGGGGTATATTGAAAATTGTCCTCCTAAAATTTACGAATGAACCTTCTTCTTGGGTAATGCCGCAGCCGGCCCCTCCTCGGCCGCGCGCGCCGGGCGCCGGCATCCTCACCGTCGAGGCGGAGGGCgccaggcgccgccgcggggactTCGCGCGGCGCCACTAAGCCGCCGTCGGCTATCGCGTCCGGGCCGCCGCTGCCGAGCGCGCTCTCGTcgaccacccgccgccgccgcaggccacGCCGCACAAGCGACACAGCACGGGCCGCGTAGCCAGAGGAAGATCGGATCAGCGACAAACTCGCTGACGGACGGACGGACTTCCAAGAACGTCAAAACAGACTTCCCCTTTTGGTTCTCTGCTCCCAGGATCACTCAGGTTACAGGGACTGTTTGACCAAGTCTTGCTTGGTGATGAAGGCACAAGGACCgggcgtggcggcggccggggctaCTGGGAGAGGGACGAGCACTGGCTAAAGCTGGAAAGGTTGCGAGGTTAGTGGAGGGACGGTCGGTCACGCCGAAAACAACTGCTCCGCACCGGCCAGGAATTAGCTAGCGCAGGATTTCAGGCTTCTCCTGATCTCCTACCTCCCATGCGCTCGTTTTGCCGGCCGGCGGGGTTAGATAGCCAACCCTACAGTACAGGTGCGGCTAGCAGCTAGAAAGCTAGAGAATTTGAACCGGGACAGGCTCTGCGTACCGTCTCCTGACAGGTTCGGATGTGGCAGCGCCAGATCAAACAACGGCCGGTGCAGTTTGCGGCACATCCGCTAGAATAGCAGAGTAGTTTGAGCATCCAACAACCGAGCAAGCAGAAGGGGTCACGATCAGAATCATGCAGATTGGAACCAGTTTTATTTAATAGTGAACAACAAACAGAAGGCGTGCCGCATGCCCATGAAAAAAGATGCACACCGCAAGCTCCTCGGCCGGCTGGCTACGACGACCGTGCAGGCTTGCTTTATTGTGGAACACGAAACACACATCGATCACGAACAGAACAGTACAGagcggcaacggcggcggcggcggcgaaggccgACCGACGGACGGAGACGGAGACGAACGGCTGGTTCCACACACCTCCACGGCGCGGCGGCTCCAGATGGCGGACggacgcgcgcgcgggcgcggtcCGATCCATCATCCGTCGCGCCGGCTCGCCGGAATGAATAATCGATCTCATTCCGCGTCGGAGACGTGGACGGGAGCGAGGTTCCACACCGCGTTGGGACTCTGCTGATGGGAAGGGAAGATCCCGACCACCGTGCCGTCCCTGACGTTGCCCCCCAGACCGTTGAGGGTCTGGGTGGTGTCCCGGAGCACCCTCACCTCGCGGAAGCCGCCTCCGAGGTCGGCGGCGCCCAGCGTCCACAGCATCGACAGGTCCACGCGCACGTCGCCGAAGTAGGGGGCCAGCTGCACCTGCACGTCAGGCATGGGCACGTGAGTCAGTCTGACGATGGAGGGATCGTCGTTGGAGAAGCAGGGTGGCCGGAAGGAGATGCAGCTTCCTCATCACTTACATGCACTACATTATCTGACGGGGTGATCAGGTTCTTGTTCACCAGGGCTAGCCCCGTGGCCTTGTTCACCAGCGCGAACGCCCGCTGGCCCTCGTCGTCGGTCACCATCCCGGAGCCGCTGAACTCTTGGACCCAGTGCTGTTGTGCATGTACACATTTCCGTGTAGGAGTACATGACGGattttattatatatatatatatattattgaAGGGTAAACTAATTAACTAACAATAATCTTATGGTATGTTAGGATACGTAATGCAATGATGAATTGATGATCGGGCGGCTGGCCTTGCCTGCGATTCGTCGGCGGGGTTGGTACGAGCGAGGACCACCGTGCTGCCACGGACGGCCACGCTCAGGTTGATGTCCTCCCTGCAGAAAATCCTGATGTGCTGCGGCATGGCTCAACTGTTGCTAGCTTCCTGACTAGGGAAGGGAACAAACAAAGACGGCGCAGCGCTACCAGCAAGAAAGCTAGCTGTGTTTCCCCACGACTTGGACCAAGTGAACTTGTCGCTCTGTTGTGATTTGAGGCCTCCCAAGGCTACCTTTTATACTCGCTGCGCGTGGCCCTCACGCATATGCGGCCAACGTGATTTTCCGTCGTAAACACAGAGAGAGATAAGATTAATTACGACTGACCATGTGTGTTCGTCAAGTCATTACTTTTTCCTCGAGGCTCCAGTGACGTGAACGTAGTTCATACAAAAAAAAACACTGGAAGCACCAACTGTAGAGAAAAGACACGTACATGCAGCACATATCAGGTACATTAGTAATTTACGATTATATTCTAAAAATCAAGCTTATCAAAATAGGAGTGTACAATTGTAGAAAATCATGATAATAATGGAACTTGTAGAAAAAAAAATTATGAAGAGCTGCCAAATTATTCCATTTACACTAAATGACATTAGTAAGGGAAATTAAGATGAAATACGATGCATGAAAACTCATTCGTAGCTCACTGATTTTGCTAATGAGTGATGCGTGCCTTCCGGTCTTGAATCATATTTTTTCCAGTAGGTAGGACCCCACAAAAAACGTGTGGAAAAGAAATAACATACAGTATCCGATTGAGCATGTCGAGAAGGGGGGGTGGAATTTGAATGAGAAAACCCCTACTTGAGGAAAAAAGGAGGATCGAATATGAGTAGTCGGTTGGAGATGCCGGTTAGAAAAGCAACTCATTACCATAAAATTTTAACCACACACACTAATTAAACCTAACAACATTGTTTCGAAATTATAAATGTTTCTATACGCATGATAATGTTGTGTACCACCACAAGCTTCACTATTCTATGGTTCGGCCGTGAGCAGGGTCTTGTCAACTTATCCACCTCTCGCTATCATAGCCCTAGCGTTGACTGCTGACTGCTCGTATTGACGTCTGCATGTGTCATTTCTTAATTTCTTTTGTTCACGTGGGGTGCCGGTACGTAGGGGTGGAAAGATTCTAAAATTTTAATCTAAATAATTTAAAGGCTGTGCTTATATTTTGTATAATTTTGAGCAAAAAATAATCAAAGATCGAGTTGAATTGTGTAGGAGGAATAAGAGCCAGGATCCATTACCGTACCACAACTAGATGCATGCAAAACAGGTTGGTCATGAGAGATGGGAGGGTGGCGCCACCGTTGACCACAAACAGTGGCACACTGGCACAGGCGCCGGCATGGTGGCATAGTAATTGGCCGTTGGCAGAGACGAAAGGCACACGGATCGACGCCGTCCTTCGCTTCATCTTCTCAAATCCACAGGCCTTCTCAAGCTGTCTAAAAGTTGATCATGGAAGGTGATGATCGCAGAGACCAGGCGAGATGGCGAGTATGATGACTAGTCGTCGAAGCCGAGTCACAGCCGGCGTTCAGAGATAGCCTTGAAATTTGATTTGATTGATTCCATTTCCTAACCCATCTTGTTAGCTTCTGCCGACGATGACGCCTGCATGCAGGGTCTTCGATTCTTCGTTCAATTTCTATCTTTTTTCCCTTGGCCGTTGCAGCACCCAGGACGTGAAATGATCGAGCTGCTGCGTTCGAGTCAAAGGCTGTAGCGTTTGATTATGTATCTGTAGGGATAAGCTTGAAGCGGAAGGCTCGACCGTATTTTAGACGCATTTGGTTGGGCTGTTTGATGAACAATGGGGCTGTAAACGAGTGAGTTAAAGAAAAAAAACTGGACAAATGCGCGTTGGGTGGTGTGTTGATTGGAGGCGTACACTATCAATGGATAGAATATGTAGTTCATCGTTCATACTGGATCCTGGGAGACTAAGACGAAGATGCAAGCCATGTAAATATCAGTTATTGTTTGGATATAGGCCGCAAATGAGTAAAATGCACCGTTCATCCTTAAATTTCGCTCGGGGTGTCATCCCAATCTCCAAATTTTCTAATCATATTACTTGAGGTCCAAATCACAGTTGCTTAAGTAAATCGAAAGTTATATAATTTTTTCAAACAAAAAATATCTATAAAATGTATACACATAAAAATAATTTATACCAATTTACTTGTACAAATATATTCAAATACAAAAGATATGTataaaaaattaaagaaaaagaaacacgtatgaaaaaatattttttaaaagaaTTAGAAAATAAAAATGATAAATTTTGAAGGAATTATTGAAAAAATATTCGGCATATAGTTTTGAAACAAATTTTggagaaaaataagaaaaatacaAGAGCTGATtagaaaatttcaaaaaaaaattggaCCCACGTATAAGCTCCACATAAGTCGAAACACTTTCACTTTATAACTTAAAAAATTATAATTTAAACTTTACATGATATGATTAGCAAGTATAAGAATCTGAATGTGTATTTGAAAGTGTAGGGATCGGGATGGATGACACCCCAAATCAAGTTCGAGGGCTGTCTGTGCATTTTACTCACCACAAATCATGGCTCCACGTGGGAATATTACATTTAGATCCTAGCTCTACATGTTTTATTTTACGGAAAAATCTAGTTTACACCCTCGAACTATCGTAAAAGTCCGATTCTCAACCTTCAACTGCAAACACGGATAACAGAGGCCATCCATCAGGCAAATTTGTCTCTTAGGGTAGTTTCAAAGGTGGctttgtatttttttaaaataaaaattctaattagatctaCAAAATCAaaattaatttattttaaattataaaaatatgaaactagtaccaaaaaaaattctaaaaatgtaacataTGTACTATTGCTCTACTTGAATCTTAGTTATTCAAAATtaataggcataactacaagcaaccaaatactatgaaTATGTAAAATTTGGATCGCAATAACTAACAAATATAGTGCGAATggataggttatatttttagaaataaTTTTATACCTATTTCATATTTtttaaaatgaattacttaTAATTTTTTAGCGTTAATGAGTGGTGAGTCTCTTGAGGCCGTGAATCATTCTTCCCCAAAGTTTTTAGCGCGCACACAGGTTTTAGCGTAGCTGATTTTTCAGTGTGGCTACATACTTGGATCCAAATAGCTACCGCAGGGTCTAGAGCGATGCCAGATTGATGAGCAAACTCTAAACGAGCCCCATCCAACCTCCTATCAATTTTGAGGGGAGAACGGTGTAAAATAGGGAGGGGTGAAAAAAATATGAGTATTCCCTTCCAAAGAAAATGAGTAGCCGGTTGGAGGTGCTGGTTAGAAAAGAAATTCATTACCAGGACCTTTTAACCACACAAACAAGTCAAAACTACTATGTTTAATAATATTTCCTTTTTCAGTATTATAGATGATATGATTCTATATATGTATGATGATGTTGTGTATGACCACAAACTTCTATATTGTATGGTTCGGCCGCGAGCAGTGTCCTGTCATCAGCTTATCCCCCTCTCGCCATCCTAGTAGCCCTATAGTTGACCGATCACACGTTGCCGCTGCATGTGTCATTTCTCAGTACTGCTGATGTGGCGTGGGGCGTGAGAGACAGGCGGGGTGCCGTTGTTGATCGCAGGCGGGCACAGCGCGGCATTCATGCCACATGGTATAATTGGCCGTTGGCAGCAGAGACGAAACGCACACAGATCGACTAGTCGCCGTCCATCACTTCATCATCGTCCCGAATCCACAAGCCGTCTCAAGCTGCCTCTCAGCTGGTCACGGAAGGCGAAGTCGCATGCAGATCAGAGGGGCAGGCGATGGCGAGCACGACGTGGTCGTCGGGTAAGAGAGGGACGCCCGTGGGCATGCACGTCGTTCCAGCGATGCCGCCCTGCCGGCGCCCAGCATCGGCGCAGTCTGCACAGACGATCAGCCGGGCCATCCTGGTCAGCCGCGCGCGTCACAGCCGGCCGGCGTTCAGTTCAGACATGGCCTTGAATTGATTGGTTTCCATTTCCTAACCCAACTTGTTTGCTTCTGCCGACGACGGACGGCGACGCCTGCACGGTCTTCGATTCTTCGTTCAACTTCTACTATCTTTCCCCCCTTGGCCATTGCAGCATCCAGGACGTGAAATGATCGAGCTGCTGCGTTTGAGTCAAAAGGctgtagctagctagctagcgttTGGTTGGGCTGTTTGTTGAACAACGGGGCTGTGAGTGAGTTAAAGAAAAAAGAACAGATCATACGCTGAAGATAATACGGCGGCTAATCGCACGTGCTATGAATAGATATTCCGGTGTGTGATCGCCTGCTGGCTTGGCAAGATCGCTTTGCCATAACCATTACCAACGTTCACGGTAAGGGGAAGGGGCACAAAGGGAAGGGGCCTTGGGTACGGTCCTGTCTGACGATTGGAAACCGCTGCTCTCTCCAAGTCTCCAGTACAGTACACTTTTGATCAGTTCGGTCATCGTGCCACGCGGCATCCAAGCACGAAAGAACTAGTAGCTGATTCTCGAGCAAGAACAGCTTAACATACGGCTATCTACTGTCTGTAGATTACAGGACAGGAGCATACATGTATGCGATCTCGATTGGTTAAGATACGGGTAGTCACGGCACGATCAAGCAATGGTTACCTGTATCCATCTTCTGCTCCTGCACAGGCTGCGCATACACATGCGCACGGCGCGCGGGCGTCAGGCGTAAATGACGTAGCGCAGGCTCTCGCGCACCATAAGGTGCTCGACCTCGTcggccgcgcgcgcggggcgccacccgctcgccgccgcccacgcctcctccgcgccggccCCCTCGCCGTCGCCCAGGCCGacggcccgcgcgccgccgccaggaccgCCCTGGCCGCCAGCAGGGCGCcgaccggcgccgccgcgggtgcTCCGCGCGGGGCGGCCACGTCGTCGtcgcgcccgcggcggcgctctcGTCCGCCACCCGCGCggtccgccgcctcggccggcGCTGCAGGCCCTGCCGCACGAGCGACAGCACGCCGCCCCACATAGCTCGGGACCCAGGACGGGAGAACTGAACTACTACAGATCGTCGGTGTCCTTGGAAAGCTATCCAGGACGGGAGAACTGAACTACTACTTGATGTCGCCTGCTGCGTGCGGCGCAGCTTGCCGTGAACATCCACCACGTGCACGTGCTAATGTCCACCTTGATTTGGATGAGTGTGAGCTCAATGCAATGAGATGAAATCGCCAGTATTGGGCGGGTAAGGAGAAGATCAAGCGTCGACAGGATGCATGATTTCAGCAGGGTCAGGTCAATATGGCAACGAGGAAACCGATTTGTATGGGGGGTGAAACTCAATCCGAGGAGGATCATATGATTTGGGTGTGGAGCGGCTCAATACTGTAAGGATAACTATTCaaaggagaaagaaaaaaaaatcaatccGTCAACCAGGAAATTGATTGTTAGGGTGGCCACGCGGTGCTTAAGATCAAGTGCGACATCTAAGCTCCCACGCATTTGCTCCCTTTGCACAGCTGTGCAGCGGTGAGTGTTAAAACACAGACAACGCTGGTGTGACTGTGAGCATGGAGATGATCGAGGAAACAATGTGCTTACGATGGCGATGGCTGGTGCATAGGAGAGAACAGAGAAGACTCTTCTTATCTCTGGCGAAGATGCAGTTAATAGAGAGATTTATGTAATTTAGAGAGGAAAGGGGATTCATGGAAACCATAGAAGGATACATCAATTAGTTTAGCTGGGTAAAAATGCTGATGTTCAAGGTAGATGTGCTGGCATGCTAATTAGCCGCGTTGGTGCAAACCAGATGGATCCAATAGTACAATTTTTGCGAGTAAGGATAGATTCTTTTGTTCGAATTTGAATGGATCAGGGCTTCCAAGAAGGTGGCAATAAACTGTATGGCAAAAACTAGCAGTACTGCCTACATATTGGAGCTACTAAGGGCATATTTGGATTACAAGGCTAATTTTTAGTTAGCTAAAAATTAGTTGTAGATGATCTAAACGGGAGGGGTAAACGTGGGGTAAAAATTAGCCAACCTTccaactaaagtttagtccattAGCCCTCTAAACCCAGCTAATGAGGGTTAAATTCTGGTACCAGATATTAAAATACTAAAAATATCCCCCTCTAAATATTGCTGCGCGCATAGCACAAGGGTATAAGTGATTTTTACTCGGTAATACGTTGAAAGTTTAGCCCAGATATCAAAGAGGATAGTGCTAAATTTAGCCGGTTAAAGTTTAAACGTCTAAACTTTAACCACGGCTAAATTTTAGTTTTAATCCATTCAAACACGCCGTTTCTTCAAATAATCTATAAACTATAAATAAGATTAGGAGAATGCCATGCACAATACTAGCGTACCTAAACATAAAGAAAACAAACTATTTAACACGACATGAAACATTATTTTTACTCCCCTTCTCAAAAAAATTACAATGATCATGAGGTGAGGGTGAGAATCACGAATTGCATGGGCCACTCAAATTCTAGACGAGGTTATCAAATATTTTGAGTAGGATAAAGCAAATTTAATTAGGTATAGAAATAAAAGGGGATCTTTTGCTAAAAGAAACCATCGTACTAGCCTAATAAACATTGTCAAATTAATTCAAATTATATAATAAATAAAATTAGCATCTGATTTTCATATAGTTTTGACTCCAAATAAGAGCGCATGTCAAATAAATATCAATAAATACCTAAGCTTTTAGTAAAGAAGCTAAACAAATTAGTATACGAAGAATAAGGAAGAGAAAGACCTACACAAATGACTCATATAGGATCTCCTAAATACTGAAATAAAAGAGGAGTATGTATTGAATATAATATGGGAAAAAGCAAGAGGCACGGGCAACGGAAAGAGAGATTTGTATGAATCTTACCACACTGTTTGGTAACAGAAATTTTAAGTATTAGCAAGACCAGCCGGACAGGTTGCACCAAAAACCCTGTTAGAGAAGAGTATGTTTTGAAAGAGCCATCTGAAAAGAGAAATTAGTAAGAACTGGTATGGAATATAGGCTACAGAAAGTAGATGAAGATGAAAACTACATTTGAAAAAGGTAGCCAATAGAGCTGAGTGGAGAAAATTGAACAAGGTCAACCTCTCGACACCATACCATCTATGCAAAATGTGAAGATGCAATTCCGCGCTGCCAGGATACACCTTGGTCAGCTCACTAATGAATGCATCCGCCAATATAAGATTGAACAGAAAAGTGAAATAACTAGCCCAGTTTAAGTACTTGGGCTAAGTGAATCTATGCTGCATTCACCGGCTTCTGGACTGCATAAAAACCTActaactcatatttttgaaacaTAAAAATAATTTTTCACTAACTTACTCACTAGCAGAAGTTCTTATTGCAAAACAAAATCCTATATCACTCTCACTGAACACAAAGAACTACATTTCTACGTAAGATATTCCCTTTTGTCAAGTACTGGGCTATTTGCTTGGACAAAACAATGACAACGAATCAACAAAATAAAATCACTTGAATAATTTAATTTCAAATACAACATAACTTAAATATTAGTATGAAAAAAAACTAGCTACCGGCGCTGCGCGGGCCACCTGCTAGCTGGGTACGTTCAAATGATTGGATGGACGAGCACACCTTCCATCACAGTTCCGAGATTGCGTGCCTGCCGGTGGCAACGTTTGGCAAAATAAAGGCTCGTGGAAAGGCCGGCGCCTTTTTGCGTGTATGGACACGGGCACACGGCGTACCGACCAACGAACCGTGCATTGCTGCTGCGGTCCTGCAGGATCGATTCATGCGATCTGGGAGCTAGGGCCGGGGGGCTCACGGCCGCGCGCTTTTGGAGAGTGGGTTCCAAAATCTGTGGGCGCTGGTGAACTGTTGGTACGTGTGGATGGATTCTGAGAGGTGCTGCCACCAGGTAGTACTAGTAGGGCGGCACTTGACCGGACCACCGGAGAGGCCGGGCCATCCCGCGGTGGCATGCACGGACTGTGGCTCGAAATAAAGGTGGATAGATGGCAGCGCAGACAAGCAGGGCTCGAAAGGCACTGTAGATAGGTTGGGATGCTGTCGGTGCTTCTAGAGTCGTGGTTATTCCTTCTGTGAATTGCTGCTCTCAACAAAGGGCATGCGATGTTGGTGTCGAAGCTTTCACAGTATCTTTCTCATGTTATGTGCTAACCATGCGAATTTTCATGGAATATTTGGACGTTATGTTACAGAGAAaataatttttttgaaaaatcaAAGAAAACAGTTCCGGAGCAGTTTCTGGAAGCAAACCCAACCAAACTGCTCGTGGCCTTGTCAACCGTTTTCTTAACGGCCCACTAAGCTAAGCAAAACCCAACTCCGGAACCGCTAAACTGGGCCGGAGAATCTCGTTTGCTACAGCCCAACGCAAAAACCACCGGTGATGCCCTTCTGGCCCACGCGACCCGACCCAACCCAATCCGACCGCACCAGCTCGTGTAACGCGCGCGTGCGCAACCTGCAGGCAGTTCGTCCTTGGGCCCAAAACACGCGAGAACCCCCAAGGAAAGCAACCTACCCTACCCCACCTCTCGCCTCCTGGTCCTCCACGCCCCGCACGCAAAGCGTCCGTCCCCCGCGACGGTCCAGACTCCAACCCCGACGCCGCTCGCGTTCGGGTGCCGCCCCATCCCCGCCGCCTTCGCCACCGTACCCCACCTTGTGCCATACCGTAGGACGCGGCTGCGTAGGCCGCCCGAActtccgggggggggggggcagcggCCGgggcgggaggggcggcggcaccgAGCCGGCTAGGGTTCCCCTCCATGGACGGCCGCGAGGAGGGCCGGACGTTCAAGGCGAACTTCACCGGCGAGGGGGTGAAGATGCTACAGGACCGCGTCAAGGAGAAGCTCAGGGAGCTCATGGGCGACTACTCCGACGACACTCTCGCGGTGAGCGGCCCTTACCCCCACTTCCCTccagcgccgcgccgcggcgcGATCCCCCGATCCGCTGCTTAAACCCTAGCGTTGCGCGTGCCGTTCTGCGGAGTGCGGCTCCGtagcgggcggcgcgcggctgttTGGATTTCGCGGAATCGCGGCTATCTGATTGGTTCCCTAAGTAGGGCCGTGCGCTTTGGCGTTTTAGTTACCCGCATTTGGGTTTTAGTGTGGTTCGTGTGCTTTTGAGGATTGGTAGCGTACGATTACCTCCCCGCGTTTTAGAAAGGATTTTGTTGTGGAATACATGACATTTAGCTGAATATGGAATCAGTCATTCAGTTATACATTATGTTTTGAAGAACAAACTCCAGCGTGTCTGGTGGAGTGGAGGAGGTTAAAGCGCATGGCTGAGCTCTTTCAGTTTTGTTGCTGAACATTATGTAGTGGACAATTTATATGATTGATATTAAGTGTGTGCTTCTCTCAAAGAAGCAAATCCATAATCCATTAAGATTGCTGATCAATCAATTTCTTCTCATTGTTGCTCAGGAGTATGTTGTAGTATTACTAAGGAATGGGAGGCGCAAGGATGAGGCTGCAAAGGAGCTGCAGGTTTTTTTGGGCGATGACAATGATGCATTTGTATCCTGGTTATCTTCTTTCACCCGAAACTTTCTTaattcattttcttttcatttACCATGCATTTCCTCTGACAACACCATGGAATCTGTCTATGATTGTGCAGGTTATGGGATCATCTCTCCTCAAATTTACACCTCTATGTTCAACCTAAAGGTGCCACTTCTAGTGATGAACCTAAAAGCACTCGCAGTGCTGGTAAAGGATTGCCTGTTCACAGTTTGACTAGCAGCGTACAAATTAACTGTGAACCCAAAGCTGAaaccccgaagacaacgagaaCTCATCAGAGAAGAGATTGGGGAAGAATTATTCGAGAACAGTCAGAAGCAGTTCCTCTTCGAAGTGTTGTAGCCAATGTTTCTCATGCAGAAGAAAACGATTTTCATGAATCACATGCAGATGAAAGGGATTTTCATAAATCACATGCTGGAAGACGAACCCGTTCTCCTGACATGCATAACCACAGAAAGAGGAGCAGAGATGCAGATGCACGATCTACCAAGGTTTCTAATCCTCTTCAATTTATGCTTGTTGTTTTGCAAAGCTTAGCAACATTGACAAcatcttatatttcttttttcaTACGATTTTGCTAATTTATGATGTCATAACAGATAGTCTCATATGAAATAGATGAATATGTTAGGTATATGCTTCTTATAGTCTTCAAAATCTGCTAAATGAAAGTGCTAATAGTATAGCAGTGTTTTATTTTCTTTCTTGGTATTACTGCCTAGATGGTAGAACAGAGTGCCTTTCCCAGTTTACACTACATGTAGTCAGTT
The sequence above is drawn from the Panicum hallii strain FIL2 chromosome 7, PHallii_v3.1, whole genome shotgun sequence genome and encodes:
- the LOC112900999 gene encoding ricin B-like lectin R40C1, with translation MPQHIRIFCREDINLSVAVRGSTVVLARTNPADESQHWVQEFSGSGMVTDDEGQRAFALVNKATGLALVNKNLITPSDNVVHVQLAPYFGDVRVDLSMLWTLGAADLGGGFREVRVLRDTTQTLNGLGGNVRDGTVVGIFPSHQQSPNAVWNLAPVHVSDAE